A genomic stretch from Ktedonobacterales bacterium includes:
- a CDS encoding globin domain-containing protein, giving the protein MSAQSELLETSFQAVVLQGEAFVVAFYERLFTRFPHTRVLFAATDMPAQRKKLRESLALIVEHMQQPEVLSDMLEELGQRHVGYGVRPEHYLLVGVVLLETFADFLGHHWTQAHHDAWVTGYEAVCRLMLQGAEAPPLT; this is encoded by the coding sequence ATGAGCGCCCAGAGCGAGTTACTCGAAACCAGTTTTCAAGCGGTAGTGCTGCAAGGAGAAGCGTTTGTGGTCGCGTTTTATGAGCGACTGTTCACACGCTTTCCCCACACCAGAGTCCTCTTTGCGGCTACCGATATGCCGGCCCAGCGCAAGAAGTTGCGCGAATCGCTGGCCCTCATCGTCGAGCACATGCAGCAGCCCGAGGTGCTGTCTGACATGCTCGAGGAACTGGGGCAGCGGCATGTGGGCTATGGCGTCAGGCCAGAGCATTACCTCCTCGTGGGGGTGGTCCTGTTGGAAACCTTTGCCGACTTTCTGGGACACCACTGGACCCAGGCTCACCACGATGCCTGGGTCACAGGGTATGAGGCAGTCTGTCGCCTGATGCTCCAAGGCGCGGAGGCGCCTCCGCTCACGTAA
- a CDS encoding pyridoxamine 5'-phosphate oxidase family protein: MIWLGSVRPDGRPHLVAVWFLWTGKDLLIFSKPNQQKIRNLRQKPRVILALDNTNQGADPITLEGEAELLDDPEVNTTLPDYVAKYGARIKRIGYTPETMANVYSQAICITPTRFYNAPTG; the protein is encoded by the coding sequence ATGATCTGGCTGGGGAGCGTGCGGCCTGATGGACGCCCCCATCTGGTGGCGGTCTGGTTCCTCTGGACCGGCAAAGACCTGCTCATCTTCAGCAAACCCAACCAGCAGAAGATTCGCAACCTGCGCCAGAAGCCGCGCGTGATCCTGGCCCTGGATAATACCAACCAGGGAGCCGATCCCATCACGCTGGAGGGCGAGGCGGAACTGCTGGATGACCCCGAGGTGAACACCACCCTGCCCGATTACGTGGCAAAGTATGGGGCGCGCATCAAGCGCATCGGCTACACCCCTGAGACGATGGCGAACGTCTACAGCCAGGCGATCTGCATCACGCCCACCAGGTTCTATAACGCCCCAACGGGGTGA
- a CDS encoding peptidase domain-containing ABC transporter — protein sequence MNSYEDDSLTEGRDECPTLVLSAEQRQSFYQRRSALLSGLLPAGESKHVSAGLAEVIDHRELFQARQTRALSALIQQELEQEQALLSPPPSEHSPAPSRPASEPSRAAPAEQGRRARWSRFWAQRRPRRVPVLRQMSAVECGAACLAMLLGYYGRKTSVSEVRERCQVGRDGLSALDIVKAARTYNLRVRAISLQEDDLRLITLPAIAHWEFNHFLIVERFSHKWVDVVDPGLGRRRLSTEEFFKSFTGIVLMLEPGAHFDRTASARQRPLRGYLWSYLKLAPLSIVQILGASLLLQLFGLAVPLLTAFVVDQILPFQMNDTLTLLAVGLGLLMLAQVVSTWLRASVLLYVQTRVDSQMMLGFFEHLLSLPLRFFQQRSSGDLLARLVSNVVIRDTISNQLISTLLDGSLVVTYLLILFAQSATFGWLVLALGLLQVAILLASSRVIRAQATRELLAQGKAQSYAVEALVGITTLKAAGAEDRALQRWISLFFDQMNASVRRSQLSALVEVATANLRAIAPLILLVVGTAQVLSGTLQAGTMLALVTLAGAFVTPLSSLVASGKQLQLVQAHLERVADVVEAEPEQDLLAVREPPRLTGHIRLEQVSFQYAPQLPPLLHDITLTIQPGQKVAIVGRTGSGKSTLGNLLLGLYLPTQGEVFYDGLPLRQLNYQTVRAQFGVVTQGSTLFSGTIHENIALNQPGMSMEQVIQAASAAAIHEDILEMPMEYETFVAEGGSALSGGQRQRLGLARALATDPVILLLDEATSALDVVTERVVEENLQALCCTQIVIAHRLSTIRHADIILVLDQGAIVERGSHAELLQQQGYYARLIQSQLETGELVAR from the coding sequence ATGAACAGCTATGAAGACGACTCCTTGACTGAGGGGCGGGATGAATGCCCGACACTGGTGCTCTCCGCTGAGCAGCGCCAGTCGTTCTATCAGCGCCGGTCTGCCTTGCTTAGCGGGCTCCTGCCCGCTGGCGAATCGAAGCATGTCTCCGCCGGACTGGCCGAGGTCATTGACCATCGAGAGCTGTTCCAGGCCCGGCAGACGCGCGCCTTGAGTGCTCTGATCCAGCAGGAACTGGAGCAGGAGCAAGCCCTGCTATCCCCCCCACCCTCAGAGCACTCTCCTGCGCCCAGCAGACCTGCTTCTGAGCCGTCCAGGGCAGCGCCCGCTGAACAAGGCAGGCGCGCCCGCTGGAGCCGATTCTGGGCACAGCGCCGTCCGCGACGGGTGCCGGTCCTAAGGCAAATGAGCGCGGTGGAATGCGGGGCTGCCTGCCTTGCCATGCTGCTGGGCTACTACGGGCGCAAGACCAGCGTCTCGGAAGTGCGCGAGCGTTGCCAGGTGGGGCGTGACGGCCTCTCGGCGCTGGACATTGTGAAAGCAGCCCGCACCTACAACCTGCGGGTTCGAGCCATTTCGCTTCAAGAAGATGATCTGCGGCTGATAACCCTGCCCGCCATTGCGCATTGGGAGTTCAACCATTTTCTGATCGTTGAGCGATTCTCTCACAAGTGGGTAGACGTGGTGGATCCGGGTCTAGGGCGCAGGCGCTTGAGCACCGAGGAATTTTTCAAAAGTTTTACGGGCATTGTGCTGATGCTGGAGCCAGGCGCCCATTTTGATCGCACCGCCAGCGCCCGCCAGCGCCCGCTGCGCGGCTATCTCTGGAGCTATCTCAAGCTTGCTCCGCTCTCCATCGTGCAAATCCTGGGCGCGTCCCTACTGCTGCAACTCTTTGGGCTGGCCGTGCCGCTGCTGACAGCGTTCGTGGTGGATCAGATTCTCCCGTTCCAGATGAACGATACCTTGACGCTGCTGGCGGTGGGTTTAGGGTTACTCATGCTGGCGCAGGTAGTAAGCACCTGGCTGCGTGCCAGCGTGCTGCTGTACGTGCAAACACGCGTGGATAGCCAGATGATGCTCGGCTTCTTTGAGCATCTGCTCTCATTGCCGTTGCGCTTCTTTCAGCAGCGGTCCAGCGGCGATCTGCTCGCACGCTTAGTCAGTAATGTCGTCATTCGGGATACCATCAGCAATCAACTCATTTCCACCCTCCTCGATGGAAGCCTGGTAGTCACCTACTTGCTCATTCTCTTCGCGCAGTCAGCCACTTTTGGCTGGCTGGTGCTGGCGCTTGGCCTGTTGCAAGTTGCCATCCTCCTGGCTTCTAGTCGAGTGATTCGTGCCCAGGCCACCAGGGAACTGCTCGCCCAAGGCAAAGCGCAGAGCTATGCTGTCGAGGCGCTGGTGGGCATCACCACGCTCAAGGCCGCTGGCGCAGAAGATCGTGCGCTTCAACGGTGGATCAGCCTCTTCTTCGACCAGATGAACGCCTCCGTGCGCCGGAGCCAGCTTTCAGCCCTGGTGGAGGTCGCCACCGCCAATCTACGCGCCATAGCCCCGTTGATCTTATTAGTGGTCGGCACGGCTCAGGTGCTCAGCGGCACACTCCAGGCAGGGACGATGCTGGCGCTGGTGACGCTGGCCGGGGCTTTCGTGACACCGCTCTCATCGTTGGTAGCCAGTGGAAAACAGTTGCAACTTGTGCAGGCCCACCTGGAACGGGTAGCTGATGTCGTGGAGGCGGAACCGGAGCAGGATCTCCTGGCCGTCAGAGAGCCGCCGCGCCTGACTGGGCACATACGGCTGGAGCAGGTCAGTTTTCAGTATGCTCCGCAATTACCACCCCTGCTGCATGATATTACTCTGACCATTCAGCCGGGACAAAAAGTAGCGATTGTGGGGCGCACCGGTTCGGGGAAGAGCACACTGGGCAATCTCTTGCTAGGCTTATATCTGCCGACACAAGGGGAGGTATTCTACGATGGCCTGCCGTTGCGCCAACTCAATTACCAGACAGTGCGCGCGCAGTTTGGCGTTGTCACGCAAGGTTCGACCCTCTTCAGCGGCACCATCCACGAAAACATTGCGCTCAACCAGCCGGGCATGAGTATGGAGCAGGTGATTCAAGCTGCCTCAGCCGCCGCGATCCATGAAGACATTTTAGAGATGCCGATGGAATACGAAACCTTTGTGGCCGAAGGCGGAAGCGCCCTCTCGGGAGGGCAACGCCAGCGGCTGGGGCTGGCCCGTGCCCTGGCAACGGATCCCGTGATTCTGCTTTTGGATGAAGCGACCAGCGCCCTGGATGTCGTCACCGAGCGGGTGGTGGAAGAGAACTTGCAGGCGCTGTGCTGCACGCAGATTGTCATTGCCCACCGTTTGAGCACGATTCGCCATGCCGATATTATTCTGGTGTTGGATCAAGGCGCCATTGTGGAGCGTGGCTCCCATGCGGAGCTGCTCCAACAGCAGGGCTATTATGCCCGGTTAATCCAGAGCCAACTGGAAACCGGAGAGCTCGTCGCGCGGTAA
- a CDS encoding dihydrofolate reductase family protein, translated as MRKIVVSEFVSLDNVMQAPGGAEEDTEGGFTHGGWTGPYWHDDIGAHFFEAMSHSDALLLGRKTWQIHGGAFEPMPEGDPFGDLMNTVPKYVVSTTLASASAWRNSTVIRGNVVEEVRTLKAQPGKNILTDGSSVLVHTLAEHDLVDEYSLWVYPVVLGKGKKLFPDGLRVNLRLLESRPLPTGVVLMRYTRA; from the coding sequence ATGCGAAAGATCGTGGTCTCAGAGTTTGTGTCGTTGGACAATGTTATGCAAGCGCCTGGGGGCGCAGAAGAAGATACCGAGGGCGGCTTCACCCACGGCGGGTGGACCGGGCCATACTGGCACGATGACATTGGCGCGCACTTCTTTGAGGCAATGAGCCACAGTGACGCGCTGCTGCTGGGGCGCAAAACCTGGCAGATCCACGGCGGGGCCTTTGAACCTATGCCAGAGGGTGACCCGTTTGGCGATCTCATGAACACCGTGCCGAAGTACGTGGTTTCCACCACCCTGGCCTCGGCCTCCGCCTGGCGCAACTCCACTGTGATTCGCGGCAACGTGGTCGAGGAAGTACGCACCTTGAAAGCCCAGCCCGGCAAGAACATCCTCACCGATGGCAGCAGCGTGCTGGTGCATACCCTGGCCGAGCATGATCTGGTGGACGAATATAGCCTGTGGGTGTACCCGGTGGTGCTCGGCAAGGGCAAGAAGCTGTTTCCTGATGGGCTGCGCGTGAATCTGCGCCTGCTCGAATCCAGGCCACTCCCCACAGGCGTGGTGCTCATGCGCTACACGCGCGCCTGA
- a CDS encoding crosslink repair DNA glycosylase YcaQ family protein, with translation MLTITIETARRFILGKQGLWPGRRWRGIAGTEQAMRAMEYLQLDPLHILARSQDIALHSRVLDYTPSLWEELAYQQRKFFDWGGWLAVRPMDELPYWRLVMRRERDGLSGDPRIHRMARDHAEAIEEMRSILRERGAVSNRDFEMATRTRTQSYRGRKDSALALYYLWRIGEVMTHHRERFERVYALTEAVAPAHLLRESDEAEADRFLIKKEVNFSGLAPLRRTADAFHGRGEPDRAAKKKLFGTMVADGEIIEVQVEGWKAVHYTLGSDAEALSELSAGRVPQAWTPLETTTTDEIVFLAPLDHVSARGRAKALFGFDYVWEVYKPEHQRQFGYYTLPMLWGDRIVARFDSKLDRTTNTFVILGLWLEDEALGTDEAFAEALARGLARFVTFLGASQLDARAMREPLLRRRAYAAQEASASGG, from the coding sequence ATGCTGACTATCACCATCGAGACAGCCCGTCGTTTCATCCTCGGCAAGCAGGGCTTGTGGCCCGGGCGACGCTGGCGCGGTATCGCGGGCACCGAGCAGGCCATGCGCGCGATGGAGTACCTGCAACTCGACCCACTGCACATCCTGGCGCGCAGCCAGGACATTGCGCTGCACAGCCGCGTGCTCGATTACACGCCGAGCCTGTGGGAAGAGCTGGCCTATCAGCAGCGCAAGTTCTTTGACTGGGGTGGCTGGCTGGCCGTCCGACCGATGGACGAGTTGCCGTACTGGCGCTTGGTCATGCGCCGCGAGCGTGATGGCCTCTCTGGCGACCCGCGCATTCATCGCATGGCCCGCGACCACGCCGAGGCCATAGAGGAAATGCGGTCCATCCTGCGCGAGCGCGGCGCCGTGAGCAACCGCGACTTCGAGATGGCGACACGGACACGCACCCAGAGCTATCGTGGCCGCAAGGACAGCGCGCTGGCCTTGTATTATCTCTGGCGCATCGGCGAAGTGATGACGCACCACCGCGAGCGATTTGAGCGCGTGTACGCCCTCACAGAAGCGGTCGCGCCTGCGCATCTGCTGCGCGAAAGCGACGAGGCCGAGGCTGATCGCTTCTTGATCAAAAAGGAAGTCAACTTCTCTGGCCTGGCGCCTCTCCGCCGGACGGCTGATGCCTTTCACGGGCGTGGCGAGCCGGATCGCGCCGCAAAGAAGAAGCTGTTCGGGACAATGGTGGCCGACGGCGAGATCATCGAGGTACAGGTGGAGGGCTGGAAGGCGGTACACTACACACTCGGCAGCGACGCCGAGGCGCTGAGCGAACTCAGCGCAGGGCGCGTGCCGCAGGCATGGACGCCGTTGGAGACGACCACGACGGATGAGATCGTCTTCCTGGCGCCGCTCGATCATGTCAGTGCGCGCGGGCGCGCCAAAGCCTTGTTTGGCTTCGACTACGTGTGGGAGGTCTACAAGCCAGAGCACCAGCGCCAGTTCGGCTACTACACGTTGCCGATGTTGTGGGGCGACCGAATCGTCGCGCGCTTCGACAGCAAACTCGACCGGACGACCAACACGTTTGTCATCCTGGGCTTGTGGTTGGAGGACGAGGCTCTCGGCACAGATGAGGCCTTTGCGGAGGCCCTGGCTCGTGGGTTGGCGCGCTTCGTGACGTTTCTCGGCGCGAGCCAACTAGATGCAAGGGCGATGCGCGAGCCGCTGCTGCGCCGACGCGCCTACGCTGCACAGGAAGCAAGTGCAAGCGGAGGGTGA
- a CDS encoding response regulator transcription factor gives MEPLRVLIADDHPLFRHGIQALLSATPDVEVVGEARTGEEAISLAASLQPDVILMDIQMPGTNGIEATRRILHTSPHIRILMVTMFEDDASVFTAMRAGARGYVLKDTEKTELLRAIRAVGGGEAIFSPAIATRLLDFFAAPKPPVPPQVFPELTEREREILVLIAQGHRNHEIANRLVLSHSTVRNYVSNIFSKLQVADRAHAILRAREAGLG, from the coding sequence ATGGAGCCATTGCGCGTGCTGATTGCTGACGATCACCCGCTCTTCCGGCATGGCATTCAGGCGCTGCTGAGTGCCACGCCCGATGTGGAGGTCGTGGGCGAGGCCAGGACCGGTGAGGAGGCGATCAGCCTGGCAGCGTCGTTGCAGCCGGATGTGATCCTGATGGATATTCAGATGCCAGGCACGAACGGCATCGAGGCTACACGCCGCATCCTGCACACCAGCCCGCACATCCGTATCCTGATGGTCACGATGTTTGAGGATGATGCCTCTGTCTTTACTGCCATGCGGGCCGGGGCGCGCGGCTATGTGCTCAAGGATACCGAGAAAACGGAGTTGCTGCGCGCCATCCGCGCGGTGGGCGGCGGCGAAGCCATCTTTAGCCCGGCGATTGCCACCCGGTTGCTCGACTTTTTCGCCGCGCCTAAGCCACCCGTGCCGCCGCAGGTATTCCCCGAACTGACCGAGCGCGAGCGCGAAATCCTTGTGCTGATTGCGCAGGGCCACCGCAACCACGAGATTGCCAACCGGCTTGTCCTGAGCCATAGTACCGTGCGTAACTATGTCTCCAATATCTTCAGCAAGCTGCAAGTGGCCGACCGCGCGCACGCCATCCTCCGCGCCAGAGAGGCGGGATTAGGATGA
- a CDS encoding AAA family ATPase: MAAVPSLTFGVLLKRYRLAAGLTQEELAAEAGLSLRGIADLERGARTQPRKETVQLLADALHLSPQERAQLEAAARGRATSTSPLPNTSLQPSSQFMSAAPLVGRTEELALLDQVLTAGPPVLLLAGEPGMGKSRLLQEGMERSEAAGWTVVAGGCHRRNGQDPYAPLVAALANSLRRQAAAQQRLNLEGCAWLVRLLPELLESQVLAAPAWTLPPEQERRLMFSAVARYLANVAGPAGTLLVLDDLHWAGTDALDLLQALVRTPPERPLRILGAYRDTDISPQDPLAHLAADLAREGRAHRALLSPLSGEEATDLLVELLPEEAAGDSTLLQHLLERAGGVPLFLVSCIQALSTGQLTWNGSSHVPWTLREAILQRVVALPESAQQLLQLAAVVGRSVPRRLLLRVAAQADQTEEALLEALEACGRVRLLVETNEDTYQVTHDLIREVLLTDLGAARRAQLHRRVAEALEQGPGVPAIEVLAYHYARSSEMEKAVLYLERAGDAARARYAHAEAAEAYREVATKLDTLGRVVEAARVRENLGEVLGLLGRYDQALAVLEQAVEVYQSVKDLEGELRTLARIGTTHRWYGTPAEGLKRLQPKIDQLSALGAVRGAAAFYVSLARLYGGIDQYHEMVAAARQGANLARAFGDIQTMLVAQERLGTALSLVGELLESYQVLAEEVLPAAETSSDASTLINALADVSVVYAQWGDYTQEQHYIERAFQLAERLGDPRILLFLTHRLGIIAFARGEWKRARNLFEQAATGARERGRFTGDTYPLYGLGLLCLAEGNEEAASSYFEEARLAEQSSHHRVLHWMQAALAERDLLSGQPEAACARISPLLDLASRNTGYIREFLPLLAWAYLEMGEETRAQMLLTELIAETREARMRPALMEALRVQALAFSKEHRWEEAEQPLLEALTLSRELPAPYAEAKTLYLLGQVSLQRGEPELAREHFSNAQAILHELGERFYARRVEQSLEESARL, encoded by the coding sequence ATGGCTGCCGTTCCATCGCTGACCTTTGGGGTACTGCTCAAGCGTTATCGGCTGGCTGCCGGTCTGACCCAGGAGGAACTCGCTGCCGAGGCTGGGCTAAGTCTTCGGGGCATCGCAGACCTGGAGCGTGGCGCCAGAACCCAGCCACGCAAAGAGACCGTGCAATTGCTTGCGGACGCTTTGCACCTCTCGCCCCAGGAACGCGCCCAGTTAGAGGCTGCGGCACGGGGGCGCGCCACCTCGACTAGCCCACTTCCCAACACAAGCCTCCAACCGTCCTCCCAGTTCATGTCTGCTGCTCCGCTGGTGGGGCGCACAGAGGAACTCGCCCTGCTGGACCAGGTGCTGACGGCTGGCCCCCCGGTGCTGCTGTTGGCGGGCGAGCCAGGCATGGGCAAATCCCGGCTGTTGCAGGAAGGCATGGAGCGATCCGAGGCAGCAGGCTGGACTGTAGTCGCAGGCGGCTGCCACCGAAGAAACGGTCAGGACCCGTATGCACCCCTGGTCGCCGCGTTGGCAAACTCGCTACGCCGCCAGGCAGCCGCCCAGCAGCGTCTGAACCTGGAGGGTTGTGCCTGGCTGGTTCGTCTGCTGCCCGAGTTGTTGGAGAGCCAGGTGCTCGCGGCGCCCGCCTGGACGTTGCCGCCAGAGCAGGAGCGTCGCTTGATGTTTAGCGCCGTAGCGCGCTATCTGGCGAATGTGGCTGGCCCGGCTGGGACGCTCCTGGTGCTGGATGATCTGCACTGGGCTGGGACCGACGCCCTCGATCTGCTCCAGGCGCTGGTGCGTACCCCACCGGAGCGCCCGCTGCGCATCCTGGGAGCCTATCGCGACACCGACATTAGTCCCCAGGATCCCCTCGCGCACCTGGCCGCTGATCTGGCGCGCGAAGGGCGCGCCCATCGTGCCTTGCTCTCTCCCCTGTCTGGGGAAGAAGCCACTGACTTGTTGGTGGAACTGCTCCCCGAGGAGGCAGCAGGAGATTCCACGCTGCTCCAGCACCTACTGGAACGAGCCGGAGGCGTGCCCCTCTTCCTGGTGAGTTGTATCCAGGCGCTCTCTACCGGCCAGTTGACCTGGAATGGCAGCAGCCACGTGCCCTGGACACTGCGAGAGGCCATTCTGCAGCGGGTGGTTGCCTTGCCGGAGTCCGCCCAACAACTCCTCCAATTGGCGGCGGTGGTTGGGCGCAGCGTGCCGCGCCGCCTGCTGCTCAGGGTGGCGGCGCAGGCTGACCAAACAGAGGAGGCGTTGCTGGAGGCCCTGGAAGCCTGTGGACGGGTGCGCCTGCTGGTGGAGACCAACGAAGATACTTACCAGGTGACGCACGATCTGATCCGCGAGGTGCTCTTGACGGACCTGGGGGCGGCTCGGCGGGCGCAGCTGCATCGGCGGGTAGCCGAGGCGCTGGAGCAGGGGCCAGGCGTGCCAGCCATTGAGGTGCTGGCGTATCACTATGCGCGCAGCAGCGAGATGGAAAAGGCGGTGCTCTATTTGGAGCGAGCAGGGGATGCGGCACGGGCGCGGTACGCGCATGCGGAGGCCGCCGAGGCCTATCGTGAGGTTGCAACCAAGTTGGACACTTTAGGGCGGGTGGTGGAGGCCGCGCGGGTCCGGGAGAACCTTGGGGAGGTACTGGGCCTCCTGGGCCGTTACGACCAGGCGCTGGCGGTCCTGGAACAAGCGGTAGAGGTATATCAGTCCGTAAAAGATCTGGAGGGAGAACTACGAACACTTGCCAGGATTGGAACCACACACCGCTGGTATGGGACACCGGCAGAGGGGCTGAAACGGCTCCAGCCAAAAATTGATCAGCTTTCTGCCCTGGGCGCCGTGCGGGGAGCGGCGGCTTTCTATGTGTCGCTCGCTCGGCTCTACGGTGGCATCGATCAGTATCACGAGATGGTTGCTGCTGCCAGGCAAGGGGCAAATCTTGCTCGCGCCTTTGGAGACATCCAGACGATGCTCGTTGCCCAGGAGCGGCTCGGCACGGCACTCAGCTTAGTGGGAGAGCTGTTGGAGTCGTACCAGGTACTGGCTGAAGAGGTGCTCCCTGCGGCTGAGACTAGCAGTGATGCGTCTACGCTCATCAACGCGCTCGCGGACGTAAGTGTGGTCTACGCCCAATGGGGTGACTATACCCAGGAACAACACTACATCGAGCGCGCCTTTCAACTTGCGGAACGCCTGGGAGACCCGAGAATCCTCCTATTTCTGACGCATCGCCTTGGCATCATTGCCTTTGCTCGCGGCGAGTGGAAGCGCGCACGAAATCTTTTTGAGCAGGCAGCCACGGGGGCACGCGAAAGAGGTCGCTTCACAGGCGACACCTATCCCCTCTATGGATTGGGCCTGTTGTGCCTGGCTGAAGGCAATGAGGAAGCAGCCTCCAGCTATTTTGAGGAAGCACGCCTGGCTGAGCAAAGCAGCCACCACCGCGTGCTGCATTGGATGCAAGCGGCACTAGCCGAGCGCGATCTCCTTTCGGGTCAGCCCGAAGCTGCTTGCGCGCGGATCAGCCCCCTCCTTGACCTTGCCAGTCGAAATACCGGCTATATCAGAGAGTTTCTTCCGCTCCTCGCCTGGGCCTACCTGGAGATGGGCGAAGAGACCAGAGCGCAGATGCTGCTGACAGAACTCATTGCAGAAACACGGGAGGCGCGGATGCGCCCGGCGCTCATGGAAGCCCTCCGTGTCCAGGCGCTCGCATTCAGCAAGGAACACCGCTGGGAGGAGGCAGAGCAGCCCTTGCTGGAGGCGTTGACCCTCAGTCGGGAACTGCCCGCGCCGTATGCTGAAGCCAAAACGCTTTATCTCTTGGGGCAGGTCTCTCTCCAGCGGGGAGAACCTGAACTGGCTCGTGAGCATTTCAGCAATGCACAGGCCATTCTGCATGAACTGGGCGAACGCTTCTACGCCAGGCGGGTAGAGCAATCCCTTGAAGAGAGTGCACGCCTGTGA